Proteins encoded together in one Janthinobacterium tructae window:
- a CDS encoding response regulator, protein MEPTSTILIVDDDRDIRSLLADYLETNAYRTLGAADGTAMWKILDETRPDLIVLDLNLPGDDGLTLCRKLRAQSIVPVIMLTARNEPLDRILGLEMGADDYLPKPFEPRELLARIRSVLRRSHAMPSNVPSDKAQQIRFSGWTLDLTARHLLNPTGLVIMLSGAEFRLLRVFLEHPNRVLNRDQLLNLTQGRDADPFDRSIDIQISRLRQKLGEDARLPQIIKTVRNGGYVLAGQVNVEPHA, encoded by the coding sequence ATGGAACCCACTTCTACAATTCTCATCGTCGACGATGACCGCGATATCCGCAGCTTGCTGGCGGACTACCTGGAAACGAACGCCTACCGCACCCTGGGCGCGGCGGATGGCACGGCCATGTGGAAAATTCTCGACGAAACGCGGCCCGACCTGATCGTGCTCGATTTGAACCTGCCTGGCGACGACGGCCTGACCTTGTGCCGCAAGCTGCGTGCCCAATCGATTGTGCCGGTGATCATGTTGACGGCGCGCAATGAACCGCTGGACCGCATCCTGGGCCTGGAAATGGGCGCCGACGATTATTTGCCGAAACCGTTCGAGCCCCGCGAATTGCTGGCGCGCATACGCAGCGTGCTGCGCCGCAGCCATGCCATGCCGTCGAACGTGCCCTCGGACAAGGCGCAGCAAATTCGTTTTTCCGGCTGGACCCTGGACCTCACGGCGCGCCACCTGCTCAATCCCACGGGCCTGGTGATCATGCTGTCGGGCGCCGAGTTCCGCTTGTTGCGCGTGTTCCTGGAACACCCGAACCGCGTGCTCAACCGTGACCAGTTGCTGAACCTGACGCAAGGGCGCGACGCCGACCCGTTCGACCGCTCGATCGATATCCAGATCAGCCGCCTGCGGCAAAAACTCGGTGAAGATGCCCGTTTGCCGCAAATCATCAAGACCGTGCGGAACGGCGGCTACGTGCTGGCCGGGCAAGTCAACGTGGAGCCGCACGCGTGA
- a CDS encoding ATP-binding protein, which translates to MKAFLGSMTGRVFMFLLIGIVASAALTQWLAVGERQRAIEQYRDYHAVERAEQLVMAADVVPLASRAAYLKVANKGSVRLELRPDTAHTPGAPTEFSSALQAKLGEGFKVSALAERPEACVKPRQSPGMFGAKPWGGTCENLDVRMQDGHVLRLMVLPPRQQPPFNEHNDWMTLLPFLISIAILAYLVTRMTMRPLKQLAQAAKDLGNDINHPPLTLSGASEIRQASAAFNAMQARIRQHISQRTQMLAAITHDLQTPLTRLRLRLEKVADTELYERLVGDLSAMQSMVKEGLDLARSMDSTEAMQALDLDSLLDSVCSDAADAGQNVTLAGQASMALMARPIAMRRCLVNLIDNAVKYGQYAQVTVERIAGVARIRIRDGGPGIAPDQLAKVFEPFYRIETSRSRESGGTGLGLTIARNIAEQHGATVSLLNHVDGGLEVTLIVPEYYAGK; encoded by the coding sequence GTGAAGGCCTTCCTGGGGTCGATGACGGGCAGAGTCTTCATGTTTCTGCTGATCGGCATCGTCGCTTCGGCCGCGCTGACGCAGTGGCTGGCCGTGGGCGAACGCCAGCGCGCCATCGAGCAATACCGCGATTACCACGCCGTCGAGCGGGCCGAGCAGCTGGTGATGGCGGCCGACGTGGTGCCGCTGGCCTCGCGCGCCGCCTACCTGAAGGTCGCCAACAAGGGCAGCGTGCGCCTGGAATTGCGTCCCGACACGGCACATACGCCCGGCGCGCCGACGGAATTTTCCAGCGCCCTGCAAGCCAAGCTGGGCGAGGGTTTCAAGGTCAGCGCGCTGGCCGAACGCCCGGAAGCCTGCGTCAAGCCGCGCCAGTCGCCGGGCATGTTCGGCGCCAAGCCTTGGGGCGGCACCTGCGAAAACCTCGACGTGCGCATGCAGGATGGCCACGTGCTGCGCCTGATGGTCTTGCCGCCGCGCCAGCAACCGCCGTTCAATGAACATAACGACTGGATGACCCTGCTGCCTTTCCTGATCAGCATCGCCATCCTCGCCTACCTGGTCACGCGCATGACCATGCGCCCGCTGAAACAGCTGGCGCAGGCGGCAAAAGACCTGGGCAACGACATCAACCATCCGCCGCTGACCCTGTCCGGGGCCAGCGAGATCCGCCAGGCCAGCGCCGCCTTCAATGCCATGCAGGCGCGCATACGCCAACATATTTCCCAGCGTACACAAATGCTGGCCGCCATCACGCACGACTTGCAGACGCCGCTGACGCGCCTGCGCCTGCGGCTGGAAAAGGTGGCCGATACGGAATTGTATGAGCGCCTGGTGGGCGACCTGTCGGCCATGCAGAGCATGGTCAAGGAAGGACTGGACCTGGCCCGTTCGATGGACAGCACGGAAGCGATGCAGGCGCTCGATCTCGATTCCCTGTTAGATAGCGTCTGCTCGGATGCGGCCGATGCCGGCCAGAACGTGACCCTGGCCGGGCAGGCCAGCATGGCCTTGATGGCCCGGCCCATCGCCATGCGGCGTTGCCTGGTGAACTTGATCGACAATGCCGTCAAATATGGCCAGTATGCGCAGGTGACGGTCGAGCGCATCGCCGGCGTGGCGCGCATCCGCATCCGCGACGGCGGACCGGGTATTGCGCCAGATCAGCTGGCCAAAGTGTTCGAACCGTTTTATCGTATCGAGACCTCGCGTTCGCGCGAATCGGGCGGCACGGGCCTGGGCCTGACCATCGCGCGCAACATCGCCGAGCAGCATGGCGCCACGGTTTCACTGCTCAATCATGTCGACGGTGGACTGGAAGTTACCCTGATCGTGCCAGAGTATTACGCTGGAAAGTGA
- a CDS encoding efflux RND transporter periplasmic adaptor subunit — MKKTSLAILVGAALCIGGGIWYFNHQSGKAAGGQDGKGGKGGQGPTTVSVVAPLRQDVPMLLQANGSVTPISSVDLHPQTTSTITKVHIREGQFVKQGELMFTLDARSEHANVDKAQAQVLRDRASVLDLERQLKRSQDLLSKNFIAQGAVDTLQSQLDAARALLAADQAALRAAQVDSSYTVLRAPQGGRVGAINVYAGSLVQPTTSLTSITQLDPIDVVFTLPESSLSGLLAAQKAGEVAVKALLADAGGKQLEGKLSFIDNAVDPATGVIKVKARFNNGATDLWPGQYVNTQLTVRTLKDALVIPQNAIITNTTGIFVYSMEADNTAKVRKIARVYAFGPNAVVTGLTGDEKVIVDGKQNLRPGGKVRLAEKHKAADGAAAPQGKPA, encoded by the coding sequence ATGAAAAAGACTAGCCTGGCAATCCTTGTGGGTGCGGCCCTGTGTATCGGTGGCGGCATCTGGTATTTCAATCATCAGTCGGGCAAAGCGGCCGGTGGGCAGGATGGCAAAGGGGGCAAGGGCGGACAGGGGCCGACCACGGTGAGCGTGGTCGCGCCGCTGCGCCAGGACGTGCCGATGCTGCTGCAAGCCAATGGCAGCGTGACGCCCATCAGCAGCGTCGACCTGCATCCACAGACGACCAGTACGATCACCAAGGTGCACATCCGCGAAGGCCAGTTCGTCAAGCAGGGCGAACTGATGTTTACGCTGGACGCGCGCAGCGAACATGCGAATGTCGACAAGGCGCAGGCGCAAGTATTGCGTGACCGCGCCTCGGTGCTGGACCTCGAACGCCAGCTCAAGCGCAGCCAGGATTTGCTGAGCAAGAACTTCATCGCCCAGGGCGCCGTGGATACCCTGCAAAGCCAGCTCGACGCGGCACGCGCCTTGCTGGCCGCCGACCAGGCCGCCTTGCGCGCCGCCCAGGTCGATTCCAGCTACACCGTCCTGCGCGCGCCGCAGGGGGGCCGCGTGGGCGCCATCAATGTGTACGCGGGCAGCCTGGTGCAGCCGACTACTTCGCTCACCAGCATCACCCAGCTCGACCCGATCGATGTGGTCTTCACCTTGCCGGAAAGCAGTCTGTCGGGCTTGCTGGCGGCGCAGAAGGCGGGCGAGGTGGCGGTCAAGGCGCTGCTGGCCGATGCGGGCGGCAAGCAGCTGGAAGGTAAACTGAGTTTCATCGACAATGCCGTCGATCCCGCTACGGGCGTGATCAAGGTCAAGGCCCGTTTCAACAATGGCGCTACCGACCTGTGGCCTGGCCAGTATGTGAATACGCAGCTGACGGTGCGCACGCTCAAGGATGCGCTGGTCATCCCGCAAAACGCCATCATCACCAATACCACGGGCATCTTCGTGTATTCGATGGAAGCCGATAATACGGCCAAGGTGCGCAAGATTGCCCGCGTGTATGCGTTCGGCCCGAATGCCGTCGTCACCGGATTGACCGGCGACGAAAAAGTCATCGTCGACGGCAAGCAGAACCTGCGTCCTGGCGGCAAGGTGCGCCTGGCGGAAAAACACAAGGCCGCCGATGGCGCTGCCGCACCGCAGGGCAAGCCAGCATGA
- a CDS encoding efflux RND transporter permease subunit, with the protein MNLSELSIRRPVMVVLLSLSIILAGVLAYGHIPVAALPSYNTPVINVSADLAGASPETMASSVALPLEKQFSTIAGLSLITSTSTLGNTSLTLEFDASINVNEAAVDVQAALLRAQRQLPTEMTDLPSYRKVNPADAPVLFIQMTSPSLNLSDLNDYAENLIAPSLSTLPGVAQVSVNGQKRFAVRVRARADLMNARNLTMDELAAALRASNTNSPLGILDGPSQTLTIQGNPQMMKAADFAELIVATRNGQPVRLKEVAEVEDSFQSTKTAGSFNGERSITLLVQRQPDANTVQVVDAVRKLLPGFKAQLPASIQISLVNDRSVSIREAIHDVNLTLALTVILVVLVIFLFLHRAAATFIPAVTMPISLLGALALLYWLGYSLDNISLLGITLAVGLVVDDAIVVLENIVRHIEMGKKPIQAALVGAKEMGFTIISISVSLVAVFIPIFFMPGVIGLLFHEFAVVVSLSILVSAIVSLTLVPMLASRFLPADSREHNDSDPTHGEKSFIGRHFEAGFTKLRNGYVHLLDKALAHRNVVLFVAVCTFALTVLLYATIPKGFFPEEDLGQIQVNTEASEDISSAALQDLQSRVAAVLKADPSVQDVTSFVGGGNTGRMFMVLKPRSERPKMPVVLENLRRATSTVPGMAVYFRPVQNLQLGGRQSKSRYQYTLQSVSPDALNDWAEKFIAGMRADPAFRDVTSDSQIKGLQASLRIDRDKASLLGVQMSDIRTALYSAFGERQVSTIYSSAASYYVILEAATADRQYDDALTRVSVRSKSGELVKLSSIAYVERTIGPTSVNHQGQLQAVTIAFNLAPDVPLGVATGKIDVMGKDMSLPASIITRYGGDAAVFQDSQSSQIILIIAALAVIYVLLGVLYESYIHPLTILAGLPSAAVGALLTLRLFGMDLTMIAIIGILMLIGIVKKNAIMMIDFALHAQRNEGMSPPEAIRQACILRFRPIMMTSAAALMGALPIALGLGAGAELRQPLGLAVVGGLLFSQVITLFITPVIYLFLDKYSGTGPVTDEQLVALDNKA; encoded by the coding sequence ATGAACCTGTCCGAACTGAGCATCCGCCGCCCCGTCATGGTGGTGCTGCTGTCCCTCTCCATTATCCTGGCCGGCGTGCTGGCGTATGGCCACATTCCCGTGGCGGCCTTGCCGAGCTATAACACGCCCGTCATCAACGTCAGCGCCGACCTGGCCGGCGCCAGCCCCGAGACCATGGCGTCTTCCGTGGCCTTGCCGCTGGAAAAGCAGTTTTCCACGATTGCCGGCCTGAGCCTGATCACCTCGACGAGTACCCTGGGCAATACCTCGCTGACCCTGGAGTTTGACGCCAGCATCAATGTCAACGAGGCTGCCGTCGATGTGCAGGCGGCCCTGCTGCGCGCGCAGCGCCAGTTGCCGACGGAAATGACGGACTTGCCGTCCTACCGCAAAGTCAATCCGGCCGATGCGCCGGTGCTGTTCATCCAGATGACGTCGCCATCGCTGAACTTGTCGGATCTGAATGATTATGCGGAAAACCTGATTGCGCCCAGCCTGTCGACCTTGCCTGGCGTGGCCCAGGTCAGCGTGAATGGCCAGAAACGCTTCGCCGTGCGCGTGCGTGCCCGTGCCGACCTGATGAATGCGCGCAACCTGACGATGGACGAGCTGGCCGCCGCACTGCGCGCTTCGAACACGAATTCGCCGCTGGGCATCCTCGACGGCCCCAGCCAGACGCTGACCATCCAGGGCAACCCGCAGATGATGAAGGCGGCCGATTTTGCCGAACTCATCGTCGCCACGCGCAATGGCCAGCCCGTGCGGCTCAAGGAAGTGGCCGAAGTGGAAGACAGTTTCCAGTCAACCAAGACGGCCGGCAGTTTCAATGGCGAGCGCTCGATCACCTTGCTGGTGCAGCGCCAACCGGATGCGAACACGGTGCAAGTGGTCGATGCCGTGCGCAAACTCTTGCCGGGTTTCAAGGCGCAATTGCCCGCTTCCATTCAGATCAGCCTGGTCAATGACCGTTCCGTCTCGATCCGCGAAGCGATCCACGACGTCAATCTGACCCTGGCCCTGACGGTGATCCTGGTAGTGCTGGTGATCTTTTTGTTCCTGCACCGCGCGGCCGCCACTTTCATTCCCGCCGTCACCATGCCGATTTCCCTGCTCGGTGCGCTGGCCCTGCTGTACTGGCTTGGCTACAGCCTCGACAATATCTCCCTGCTGGGTATCACCCTGGCCGTGGGCCTGGTAGTCGACGATGCCATCGTGGTGCTGGAAAACATCGTGCGCCATATCGAGATGGGCAAGAAACCGATCCAGGCGGCTCTCGTGGGCGCCAAGGAAATGGGGTTCACCATCATTTCCATTTCCGTCTCGCTGGTGGCCGTGTTCATCCCCATCTTCTTCATGCCGGGCGTGATCGGCTTGCTGTTCCACGAGTTTGCCGTCGTCGTCTCGCTGTCCATCCTCGTCTCGGCCATCGTGTCGCTGACCCTGGTGCCGATGCTGGCCAGCCGCTTCCTGCCGGCCGACTCGCGCGAACACAACGACAGCGACCCCACGCATGGCGAAAAGTCCTTCATCGGCCGTCACTTCGAGGCGGGGTTCACGAAGTTGCGCAATGGCTATGTGCATCTGCTCGACAAGGCCCTGGCGCACCGCAACGTGGTGCTGTTTGTTGCCGTGTGCACCTTTGCGCTGACAGTGCTGCTGTACGCGACCATTCCGAAGGGTTTCTTTCCCGAGGAAGACCTGGGCCAGATCCAGGTGAATACGGAAGCGTCGGAGGATATTTCTTCTGCGGCATTGCAGGACTTGCAATCGCGCGTGGCGGCCGTGCTCAAGGCGGACCCCAGCGTGCAGGATGTGACCTCGTTCGTCGGTGGCGGCAACACGGGCCGCATGTTCATGGTGCTGAAACCGCGCAGCGAACGGCCGAAAATGCCCGTGGTGCTGGAAAACCTGCGCCGCGCGACGAGTACCGTGCCCGGCATGGCCGTGTATTTCCGTCCCGTGCAAAACTTGCAGCTGGGTGGACGCCAGAGCAAGAGCCGCTACCAGTACACCTTGCAAAGCGTCAGTCCCGATGCCTTGAATGACTGGGCGGAAAAGTTTATTGCTGGCATGCGCGCCGATCCCGCGTTCCGCGACGTCACCAGCGATTCACAGATCAAGGGCTTGCAGGCGTCCCTGCGGATCGACCGCGACAAGGCCAGTCTGCTGGGCGTGCAAATGTCCGATATCCGCACGGCCCTGTACAGCGCCTTTGGCGAGCGGCAAGTGTCGACCATCTATTCGTCGGCAGCGAGCTATTACGTGATCCTGGAAGCGGCCACGGCGGATCGCCAGTATGACGATGCGCTCACGCGCGTGTCCGTGCGCAGCAAGTCGGGCGAACTGGTGAAACTGTCGAGTATTGCCTACGTGGAGCGCACGATCGGACCCACGTCCGTGAATCACCAGGGACAGTTGCAGGCCGTGACCATCGCCTTCAACCTGGCGCCGGACGTGCCGCTGGGTGTCGCCACGGGCAAGATCGACGTGATGGGCAAGGACATGAGCTTGCCGGCCTCCATCATCACGCGCTACGGCGGCGACGCGGCCGTGTTCCAGGATTCGCAGTCCAGCCAGATCATCCTCATCATCGCCGCGCTGGCCGTGATCTATGTGCTGCTCGGCGTGCTGTATGAAAGCTATATCCACCCGCTGACCATCCTGGCTGGCTTGCCGTCGGCGGCCGTGGGGGCGCTGTTGACCTTGCGCCTGTTCGGCATGGACCTGACGATGATCGCCATCATCGGTATCTTGATGCTGATCGGTATCGTCAAGAAAAACGCCATCATGATGATCGACTTTGCCTTGCATGCGCAGCGCAATGAGGGCATGAGCCCGCCTGAAGCCATCCGCCAGGCCTGCATCCTGCGTTTCCGCCCCATCATGATGACATCGGCGGCGGCCCTGATGGGTGCCTTGCCCATCGCCCTGGGCCTGGGCGCCGGCGCCGAGCTGCGCCAGCCGCTGGGTCTGGCCGTGGTCGGCGGGTTGCTGTTTTCGCAAGTGATTACCCTGTTCATCACCCCCGTCATCTATTTGTTCCTGGATAAGTACAGCGGCACGGGGCCGGTGACGGACGAGCAACTGGTGGCACTCGACAACAAGGCTTGA